In Puntigrus tetrazona isolate hp1 chromosome 7, ASM1883169v1, whole genome shotgun sequence, the following are encoded in one genomic region:
- the mtbl gene encoding metallothionein-B-like — translation MEGGKMDQCDCSKSGSCNCGENCKCANCKCAHSKKSCGGCPSECSKDKKGCESACKDKEKSCDTHCCK, via the exons ATGGAAGGTGGCAAAATGGACCAGTGTGACTGTTCTAAAT CTGGATCTTGTAACTGCGGGGAAAACTGCAAATGCGCCAACTGCAAGTGCGCGCACAGCAAGAAAA GTTGCGGCGGTTGTCCGTCCGAATGCAGTAAGGACAAGAAGGGCTGCGAGAGCGCGTGCAAGGACAAGGAGAAGTCGTGCGACACTCACTGCTGCAAATGA
- the gnao1b gene encoding guanine nucleotide binding protein (G protein), alpha activating activity polypeptide O, b isoform X2, whose translation MGCTLSAEERAALDRSRAIEKNLKEDGISAAKDVKLLLLGGGESGKSTIVKQMKIIHEDGFSGDDVKQFKPVVYSNTIQSLATILRAMETLGIEYADKDRTADAKMVFDVVGRMEDTEPFSTELLGAMIRLWADSGTQACFNRSREYQLNDSAQYYLDCLQRIGSPDYLPTEQDILRTRVKTTGIVETHFSFKNLNFRLFDVGGQRSERKKWIHCFEDVTAIIFCVAMSGYDQMLHEDETTNRMHESLMLFDSICNNKFFVDTSIILFLNKKDLFGEKIVKSPLTICFPEYTGPNTFEAAAAYIQGQFESKNRSPNKEIYCHLTCATDTGNIQVVFDAVTDIIIANNLRGCGLY comes from the exons ATGGGATGCACGTTAAGTGCAGAGGAGCGCGCGGCTCTGGACCGGAGCAGAGCGATCGAGAAAAACCTGAAGGAAGACGGAATAAGCGCCGCCAAAGATGTCAAATTACTGCTGCTGG GCGGAGGGGAGTCGGGCAAGAGCACCATCGTCAAACAGATGAA GATTATCCATGAAGATGGGTTCTCTGGAGACGATGTAAAGCAGTTTAAACCTGTGGTCTATAGCAACACCATTCAGAGTCTTGCCACCATTTTGCGAGCAATGGAAACTCTTGGTATAGAGTACGCAGACAAGGACAGAACT GCAGATGCTAAGATGGTATTTGATGTGGTCGGCCGTATGGAAGACACAGAGCCGTTTTCAACAGAACTGCTGGGTGCCATGATACGTCTGTGGGCTGATTCTGGAACTCAAGCCTGCTTTAACCGCTCACGAGAGTATCAGCTCAACGACTCTGCCCAATA TTACCTAGACTGTTTGCAGCGCATTGGATCTCCGGATTACCTCCCTACCGAACAGGATATCCTTCGAACCCGAGTCAAAACCACTGGCATCGTTGAGACCCATTTTTCTTTCAAGAACCTTAACTTTAG GCTGTTTGATGTGGGGGGACAGAGATCAGAGAGGAAAAAATGGATTCACTGCTTTGAGGATGTGACAGCCATTATCTTCTGTGTGGCAATGAGTGGATATGACCAAATGCTCCATGAAGACGAAACCACG AACCGTATGCATGAGTCTCTGATGCTCTTTGACTCTATATGTAACAATAAGTTCTTTGTTGACACGTCCATCATCCTTTTCCTTAACAAGAAAGACCTTTTTGGAGAAAAGATTGTGAAATCTCCACTGACTATCTGCTTCCCAGAATACACAG GCCCAAATACATTCGAAGCGGCAGCTGCGTATATACAGGGTCAGTTTGAAAGTAAGAATCGCTCCCCTAACAAAGAGATCTACTGTCATCTAACCTGCGCTACAGACACAGGAAACATCCAAGTGGTCTTTGATGCTGTCACTGACATCATCATCGCCAATAACCTGCGTGGCTGTGGCCTCTACTGA
- the gnao1b gene encoding guanine nucleotide binding protein (G protein), alpha activating activity polypeptide O, b isoform X1 — MHVKCRGARGSGPEQSDREKPEGRRNKRRQRCQITAAGTDTACVSAGGGESGKSTIVKQMKIIHEDGFSGDDVKQFKPVVYSNTIQSLATILRAMETLGIEYADKDRTADAKMVFDVVGRMEDTEPFSTELLGAMIRLWADSGTQACFNRSREYQLNDSAQYYLDCLQRIGSPDYLPTEQDILRTRVKTTGIVETHFSFKNLNFRLFDVGGQRSERKKWIHCFEDVTAIIFCVAMSGYDQMLHEDETTNRMHESLMLFDSICNNKFFVDTSIILFLNKKDLFGEKIVKSPLTICFPEYTGPNTFEAAAAYIQGQFESKNRSPNKEIYCHLTCATDTGNIQVVFDAVTDIIIANNLRGCGLY; from the exons ATGCACGTTAAGTGCAGAGGAGCGCGCGGCTCTGGACCGGAGCAGAGCGATCGAGAAAAACCTGAAGGAAGACGGAATAAGCGCCGCCAAAGATGTCAAATTACTGCTGCTGG cactGACACAGCCTGTGTCTCCGCAGGCGGAGGGGAGTCGGGCAAGAGCACCATCGTCAAACAGATGAA GATTATCCATGAAGATGGGTTCTCTGGAGACGATGTAAAGCAGTTTAAACCTGTGGTCTATAGCAACACCATTCAGAGTCTTGCCACCATTTTGCGAGCAATGGAAACTCTTGGTATAGAGTACGCAGACAAGGACAGAACT GCAGATGCTAAGATGGTATTTGATGTGGTCGGCCGTATGGAAGACACAGAGCCGTTTTCAACAGAACTGCTGGGTGCCATGATACGTCTGTGGGCTGATTCTGGAACTCAAGCCTGCTTTAACCGCTCACGAGAGTATCAGCTCAACGACTCTGCCCAATA TTACCTAGACTGTTTGCAGCGCATTGGATCTCCGGATTACCTCCCTACCGAACAGGATATCCTTCGAACCCGAGTCAAAACCACTGGCATCGTTGAGACCCATTTTTCTTTCAAGAACCTTAACTTTAG GCTGTTTGATGTGGGGGGACAGAGATCAGAGAGGAAAAAATGGATTCACTGCTTTGAGGATGTGACAGCCATTATCTTCTGTGTGGCAATGAGTGGATATGACCAAATGCTCCATGAAGACGAAACCACG AACCGTATGCATGAGTCTCTGATGCTCTTTGACTCTATATGTAACAATAAGTTCTTTGTTGACACGTCCATCATCCTTTTCCTTAACAAGAAAGACCTTTTTGGAGAAAAGATTGTGAAATCTCCACTGACTATCTGCTTCCCAGAATACACAG GCCCAAATACATTCGAAGCGGCAGCTGCGTATATACAGGGTCAGTTTGAAAGTAAGAATCGCTCCCCTAACAAAGAGATCTACTGTCATCTAACCTGCGCTACAGACACAGGAAACATCCAAGTGGTCTTTGATGCTGTCACTGACATCATCATCGCCAATAACCTGCGTGGCTGTGGCCTCTACTGA
- the gnao1b gene encoding guanine nucleotide binding protein (G protein), alpha activating activity polypeptide O, b isoform X3: MHVKCRGARGSGPEQSDREKPEGRRNKRRQRCQITAAGIIHEDGFSGDDVKQFKPVVYSNTIQSLATILRAMETLGIEYADKDRTADAKMVFDVVGRMEDTEPFSTELLGAMIRLWADSGTQACFNRSREYQLNDSAQYYLDCLQRIGSPDYLPTEQDILRTRVKTTGIVETHFSFKNLNFRLFDVGGQRSERKKWIHCFEDVTAIIFCVAMSGYDQMLHEDETTNRMHESLMLFDSICNNKFFVDTSIILFLNKKDLFGEKIVKSPLTICFPEYTGPNTFEAAAAYIQGQFESKNRSPNKEIYCHLTCATDTGNIQVVFDAVTDIIIANNLRGCGLY, from the exons ATGCACGTTAAGTGCAGAGGAGCGCGCGGCTCTGGACCGGAGCAGAGCGATCGAGAAAAACCTGAAGGAAGACGGAATAAGCGCCGCCAAAGATGTCAAATTACTGCTGCTGG GATTATCCATGAAGATGGGTTCTCTGGAGACGATGTAAAGCAGTTTAAACCTGTGGTCTATAGCAACACCATTCAGAGTCTTGCCACCATTTTGCGAGCAATGGAAACTCTTGGTATAGAGTACGCAGACAAGGACAGAACT GCAGATGCTAAGATGGTATTTGATGTGGTCGGCCGTATGGAAGACACAGAGCCGTTTTCAACAGAACTGCTGGGTGCCATGATACGTCTGTGGGCTGATTCTGGAACTCAAGCCTGCTTTAACCGCTCACGAGAGTATCAGCTCAACGACTCTGCCCAATA TTACCTAGACTGTTTGCAGCGCATTGGATCTCCGGATTACCTCCCTACCGAACAGGATATCCTTCGAACCCGAGTCAAAACCACTGGCATCGTTGAGACCCATTTTTCTTTCAAGAACCTTAACTTTAG GCTGTTTGATGTGGGGGGACAGAGATCAGAGAGGAAAAAATGGATTCACTGCTTTGAGGATGTGACAGCCATTATCTTCTGTGTGGCAATGAGTGGATATGACCAAATGCTCCATGAAGACGAAACCACG AACCGTATGCATGAGTCTCTGATGCTCTTTGACTCTATATGTAACAATAAGTTCTTTGTTGACACGTCCATCATCCTTTTCCTTAACAAGAAAGACCTTTTTGGAGAAAAGATTGTGAAATCTCCACTGACTATCTGCTTCCCAGAATACACAG GCCCAAATACATTCGAAGCGGCAGCTGCGTATATACAGGGTCAGTTTGAAAGTAAGAATCGCTCCCCTAACAAAGAGATCTACTGTCATCTAACCTGCGCTACAGACACAGGAAACATCCAAGTGGTCTTTGATGCTGTCACTGACATCATCATCGCCAATAACCTGCGTGGCTGTGGCCTCTACTGA